The following proteins come from a genomic window of Anopheles ziemanni chromosome 3, idAnoZiCoDA_A2_x.2, whole genome shotgun sequence:
- the LOC131284369 gene encoding endochitinase-like, with amino-acid sequence MKSIATIFVLLCGAVWVCEGRLVCHYTTWSRFRPDEAAFQIDDIPGKLCSHVVYNFLGVNETSHQLELLQPDYDIGERALERFAALKEKYPQLKLLVAVGGWGHGGAKFSEMAKFRERRNQFIGSVVKFLHHYRFDGIELVWLYPGNFDRGGAVEDKDTFLYLVTEMAKIFREEKKQWEVIVQVPLDVSRMAAGYHQEALCQEADHVHMIGYDMRGWWNNFADVHSPMVARPHDQEVQSFEKVNVGDGVDDWLAQGCAPEKLVLGVALFGRTYLLDDPLDNTIGAVTIGAGDPGPYTNEPGYLGYCEFCQNLTSSEWTQKWDDVGMCPYAYTETTWIGYENQRSLEAKIDYVKRKNLGGLYAFSLDLDDYRGECGDPFPLTRFLSRYHDETKVKEWHIFSSTTEKNQSNAR; translated from the exons ATGAAGAGTATTGCAacgatttttgtgcttttgtgTGGGGCAGTGTGGG TCTGCGAAGGGCGACTTGTCTGCCACTACACCACTTGGTCCCGGTTCCGACCGGATGAGGCCGCCTTCCAGATCGATGACATTCCGGGCAAGCTGTGCTCGCACGTCGTGTACAACTTCCTCGGCGTTAACGAGACCTCGCATCAGCTGGAGCTGCTGCAGCCAGACTACGACATCGGTGAGCGAGCGCTCGAGCGGTTTGCGGCGCTGAAGGAAAAGTACCCGCAGCTGAAGCTACTGGTGGCCGTGGGCGGCTGGGGCCATGGCGGGGCCAAGTTCAGCGAGATGGCCAAGTTCCGCGAGCGGCGCAACCAGTTCATCGGCAGTGTCGTGAAGTTCCTGCATCACTACCGCTTCGACGGCATCGAGCTGGTGTGGCTGTATCCGGGTAATTTTGACCGGGGCGGCGCCGTTGAGGACAAGGACACGTTCCTCTACCTGGTGACCGAGATGGCGAAGATCTTCCGGGAGGAGAAGAAGCAGTGGGAAGTGATCGTGCAGGTGCCGCTCGATGTGTCGCGGATGGCGGCCGGCTACCATCAGGAGGCCCTGTGCCAGGAGGCCGACCATGTGCATATGATCGGGTACGATATGCGTGGCTGGTGGAACAACTTCGCCGATGTGCATAGCCCCATGGTGGCGCGCCCGCACGATCAGGAGGTGCAGAGCTTCGAAAAGGTGAACGTTGGGGACGGTGTGGACGATTGGCTGGCGCAAGGGTGCGCCCCGGAGAAGCTGGTGCTCGGGGTGGCACTGTTCGGCCGCACCTATCTGCTGGACGATCCGCTCGACAACACGATCGGGGCGGTGACGATAGGGGCGGGCGATCCCGGTCCGTACACCAACGAACCGGGCTATCTGGGGTACTGCGAGTTCTGCCAGAATCTGACTAGCAGCGAGTGGACGCAGAAGTGGGACGATGTCGGCATGTGCCCGTACGCGTACACCGAGACCACCTGGATCGGGTACGAGAATCAGCGTTCGCTTGAGGCGAAGATCGACTACGTCAAGCGGAAAAACCTCGGTGGTCTGTACGCGTTCTCGCTCGATCTCGACGACTATCGGGGAGAGTGTGGCGATCCGTTTCCACTTACCCGCTTCCTGTCGCGATACCACGACGAGACGAAGGTGAAGGAATGGCACATTTTCTCCTCAACCACCGAGAAAAATCAGTCCAACGCAAGATAA